The stretch of DNA ggtactttgactgttcattaatgacacaacACATACGTCTCCATAATTAGTGATACGATGGTAACCATTACCAAGACtgctcaaaacatcctcgcatAAACTGTATCTGATTTACTACGGATGATTTTGGACGTCATTATCctatgttttcaatgttttcaattgcattttggattggaaaaaatTGGTGCTGTCTataattgttacaatcgggCTATGTTAGacaaagtcggaaaatgtgtagaacttttCTCCCTGTTGCTTTCTCATGCTCCGCTCAAAGGCGGCATTTTGGAGAAGATAATTGCaaacagattctcgcatactttgatggatgaacgccaatcggttgtggaaacagcgattaaaaacaaactggcgttggtaacaaAGCTTAAAAAAGCggcattttcaaaaatcaagtcgATGGCAAagtatttcaatcaagtgtacacaatttgtacagatcagattttcgtattGGACGCGtaagctgattatacatgcaagtttACGAAAGGTCTCGTACTGAAAGTTCTTCGCTCTGGCGCTTGCATcactttgccccaaaacgtgcggtccttaatgtgttaaataCGAAACATGGGATAAATACGCCGAACAAAATAGCCGGAGGAATTAGACGAAGCGCAATGAAAGTCCTATATGTAACGTAATGATAACAAACgcgaaattcgaagacgcattttCAGCGGAAGTCGTATCGGCGTCACAGAGTCGTGAAGCTCATTAGATTCGACATCGTATAAAGTTCTTAAGTACCGGACAATAGTACCCTACATTAGAACTAGTGACTACAAGAAGGATACGTGCGCAGCGAGCCTGTTTCTAGGACCTCTAACCTCGAGAATTGCTGTTGTTTATCTGATATATGATGTTTATTTAATATTCATCAATATTATCTCACCCATCTAATATGGTCTTTTAAGACCTTGGCCTCGTTGGTTTATTAGTATAAACGTTTGACTACACGTAACCTTGCAAAAAGTAATCTAGAGGAATCAAATCACACGATATTGGTGGCGATGATTGCATTTAAGATCCTCAATGAGAGAATAATTGCTCACCAAAATCGCGtctcaatttaattttaaacatTCGAATCACGTGTggactttcagaaaaaaaaagtttgaaaaacctACTTCTAAAAATTACCCGGCATGAAGTTAGGTAAGGTACCCCCTGAACAGTGAAACCGACTTCGACCGCGTACTGGATTACATTCCTTCGAAAAaaggttgaaagtcactataatacagcaaaaaaaaagacgggtgggtaatgtcggtgacataaccggagtgacgtaggacaaaggggacagcttttgctaaatatatattttgaatatattgttttattttcttctcctacgtgaattcctacctatctacctgaaaaatggattagtttactgtttactctttatgaacaagttgggggttctgaaaagaacctttggtgttgtgtttttgcgtttttttacaaacttgattcttgatttttttctgaaggctttgtacttattaaatgtcgggcatctttcgacgtatacacatatcgtacaatcaaaattatggctgtgatagggaatgcacaggtggtcatcagctcgttcactatcatatatttcactattgagcacattaccgtacattaagctgtggtttcggagacgaatgaattgtaagatttgtagtctccgcaaacaaagtaaataaaaatgaaaagaactgagattttggagacgaactctacgatctgtcgagaaataaacgagctataagcgttctgaaaaaccaacagtaaatacagggacggatgaccttcggattaaagtcctttaaaataagaacagagcagcaggaaatacatagctcatcgtgttgctccttggttatttctctatgcaatgcagatgtaacgtcagtcaattttcaacatcagttatcatcagttatctctataatcgctgttaggtatactggcaccaatccgttcggcctagttacccttgcggagcaatcagtgagaccaacagggaactggagacctgcacggttcgagtgagactttgcctttcccttaacatgtcttcctttgttacgtccacacgtccacgttgctgcttgttttctttttatgatgtgatgcgatgcaaTGTTAAACggtgccgtacaaccacactggtttacggtttgaaagaaaatgagatatttttttgggatccgtgactctagcggtacacgctcacaggatagagacaaatcggcagactcagccagaggggcgagtccaacgagacgaacgaatgagcgttaaaaggcagcgatggcaaaaaaatacattcattacgatttgttcgctcgttggattcacatgcaggctaaaaagggtccttttcaggatcacaaaattatcttcaatctaaagagtttattttttttgttatcactcgatatccccatcttgttcggctaaacctttctgttcagcgattgcgtttgccactcgccacagctttcacagttggaaaatttcttcccatccagcttgtgacatattgtacagtaaattacattcaatggcacgtcgcattaccaccactcaatgtcggattggaggtaattttaacctgtaattgaacatttgcgatgacagtggtacagtgtcgactttcaatgtggggtcataatttggaccccgaactctatgtttacaaaaatgtccaactaaatatatcgcatcacaggtccgtccaattagctaaatgtcgagataagtgtaaattactgtactttcaatctagaagcgatttaagaattggtgaaaatcaataacctcagaacaactgccaaattcacatactcatcagatcctggcaaacaaattatgaaaaaatcaatttgtgttttattattattttggatattattttagaaagcattgaactgtatttcgtaaactcttttttgaaaggtttaatggccctgataagcgccttgttttatggaatggttccaatttagaaaacttagtactcgtggttttggaaaaaaaaacatttcgaacgccctcgatgccgccttcttctggatttgccaccaaagcagattgtataaagaacaaacttttttcttctgctaccagctgctgttttgcgattgcgtttgccactcgccactcgctgcgacTGCCTGTTGTTGATGTTCACCGAaacgaatgtgttctgttccgaatgcgggttttcttatcgtcgcgagcagctttgccagctaactcgatcacttcagcggccgaaactatataacgccggctaggtggactggtgcactggtactaacgcgctcggcctagctacccttgcggggaattccagatcaacacggttcgagcgggattttgcctttcccttcacttttcctcctttaccatgtccagacatggctgcttgggttggtttgttgatgtgttgtgatgcgaaccgatgtggtgtacggtttgaatgagaatgatcgttacggaaagaaggaaggtcttgatttatagagactttaaacttttgcagttcattcgtctctagccttgagaaaggccctttgaaaactctattctactccagcgctaccacctccgccctcttgccttgagaaaggcactcgatccctcgccgtccagcccgtccagcaacgatgttgtccagtcggtgtccacacaaagaatgatcgttacggcagcggagcggggatttttaagctgactggctggctcgagaattacgcatgtgtgagactgcgaccaatgtttcgttcatttttttttctgtttcctttccaatcgtgcttcattctatttcgctgctgctctggttgcccgttttggtcggtacaatttgaggagcacaaaatggaccaatcaaaaatgggcacatagtgcatttggacaatgcttgatatttcacaattatttaattgtttatctcaagaaaaatgaaatgttattcgttatgatagatgcgtagatatatttcctatcaattgatgcgaaaacctttgcgatctattgagaaatgctcgagttataagcgttaaaaatcttgcattttttcctacttttgagtgcctagatttctatttcaccccctatatcttccggttagacgtagtcctacgtcaaaactatttCTGGCTTAGTTTTGTCATTATTGTCGTAATCTCGCAATGTGACGTAAGCACCAGAGCGAAGAATTTCCAGTACGAAGGATTTCTTAAAATTGAATATATAATCAGCATACGTGTACACTACGGAAATATAATCTGTACGAAATGTGTacacttgatggaaaaacattgccatcggtttgatttttgaaaaatgcatttTCATCTAATCTTCCTACAGTCGcgtataggtctgacagaccgagcatcAATGAGATGGCTggattaaatgactattaaaactaaatgaagttaaagaaacaaatattttctggagttttttcactcaattatatcttttgttATGTTAAGCTATgccaccaacgccagtttgttgtggaatcTCAATCGCATGTTTCCACAaacgattggcgttcatccatcaaagtatgcgagaatctgtttccaattttttttctccgacGTGCCGCCGTTTAGCGAAGCATGAGAAGCATCAGGGTGaaaagttctacacatttttcGACTTTGTAGCATGCTTCGAGCAGACTAatgtagttgagaacccgattctttccataatgccgtccgaaattattcGATGTAAAGCTGTTTACGCGGGGATAATTCGATGATACAGTTTACGCGGGGAtaatttgagttttgttacaagatgcgtttcgatggagaatTCAGAAGAGTTCAGCTGTTTACCAAAAccgacatttacccttcaatcaacactcagttTCAATTCAACCGAAAGTGGAATTGAGCAGGCGAGGAAAATAAACATCGTCAAGAAACTCAGATCCATTGAAGATAAAAGACACTATTGGGAAATCCTTGCAGTCAACAATTAAAGTGATGAGTTTTAACtatttagttaaaatatttatgTGAAATATGTGATAACAACAATACCCTTCAATCTAAGATAAATTATACCTTTAAACTGACTTTGATTTAatgaatttgaatatttgacGAGATTTTTAAACAGAGATTCCAAATGCATGGTTTGCAGTACTAAGAGAAGATGGTAATTATAAGTGTATCATAGCATGGGGATTTTTCATTTTGCATGACAAGCTTTCCGAAAAAGTTATTTCTTACAAGAATGAATGCATGTGACTCTCATTATGCTAAACGTACATTACGGAATATGTTGTTGGGTGAAATTTACTGTCCAAGCTCGTTCATTCCATGCCATCAGATCAGATCAAaaattacatcgcatcacaatcaaCCTGATCATACGTCTCATCATAGTGGAATTAGCGCCTACGTCATCTCGCAGTGGAAATGTCGCTTacgccactccgttttcaagcttttacgtagtcagtttttcacatttctgcaAAATTTCGCAGTTTTTTGAAAGTATttgatattctttatcgatctattacaaaaaaaaaaaaagaaactggTGCttacgtcactttgcgagaaTATGGCGGATTAGACAATTGACATgaattgaaataataaaaatgcaCAAACATCGTAAAAATATAGATTGCCATCACTTAATATTTGTTTGAAGGTAGCATCTTGACAACAAACATGtcgataacataaaaaaaacagtaagaACGTTGCTACCTGTATGtattaaattcaaataaaatattttatagcGTGGATAATTTTGATTTAAGCAACGTTTTCAATTGAACTGTGTGAATAACATGTATTGGCATCTTATTTAAGATTATATCTACCGATTTTCGATCCCTGCGTAATTTAACGTTGTACACACCATACACTATAGGGTTCATGCAACTGTTTGTACAAGCAAAAAGAAATAAACCTTTCTGCACACGTTGGTCAACACTAGATGCTGACTGTCGATCTAGCCAATACCTAGAAGTGTACATATTTTATTCTCTAATTATTCATTATCTTTTTATATTTACCATATCGACATAACATAATATGGTGTCCAGCAGATTACAAAAACCATGACTATGGTAATTGtcattttcaatgttttgcgTTTAGCTCTACCCAAGACATCAATGCTGGATCTTCGAAATCCATCTGTAGAAGTTTGAAAATCATAATATATTATGCAATCTTATTATATAGCTCAGTAAATACCTACCGGAATTAGGCATGCGACTACGCCTGAAGATTTCCATGTAAATAGATGCGTAAGAACATACGATAGTGGAGAGTGGTAGTGCATACATAAATACCATGACTAGGATATTGTACACAATTTGGTGCTTTTCGTTCTTGAATGTATTGAATGTTACGCACTGTTCATACCATGTTACGTTAGGATGTGGTTCTACGTGGAATATTATTACCTGtaaatgaagaaaaatgtgAAGTTTGATTCAACCCCTGTCGTATGCGTTTAGAATGTTAAGTTATTATGCTTGTTAAGGTTCACGTGGTGCGATTGTTTCAAAGTGTTTCTACCATCCAATAGAGCTGCAGTAATACACACGAGCAGCGAACACCTTtaatcgtgatgggggagatgcagaAACGGGTGATTGGCTGGTGGCCAATCAACGAATGCAGATTGTGCAGAATCTGCACTGCAGATTGGGAATGCACTTCTTCtacatcagcattatcaacgacCCAGCTCATGTGgggctagcaccgatgacgataacgAAGAAATTAATTCGAATTCGCTGCCCAATACATCGAAAACATCATCGGAAATTTGAACACTCAGATCGGTCAAAAGGAGGAGCTCAGACCGATAATTGATAGGTTTAGTGCTTATCCTAAATAACGAAACTAACGAAAATGGGCTAACACCTATCGCCTTCACTGCCTCCAAGATCATGGTCATACGTAgaaccttcttccagcacagtcTCCAATATCGTTACACCAGAAGTGCATCACAACATACAGAAAAAAACATAccgaccacgttttgatcggtGGTCGGCACTTCTCAGATATTAACAGCGTCAAAAATTATCGTTGCGCCAACGTTGAATCTGACCACACCTGGTGATTGTCAAACAGCATTCTAAACTATCAGTCGTCAATAGCATAAGACATCAGCGCTCATCACGGTGCTACTTAAGACAACTGCAGAAACGTTGCTGCATCATACACACAGCGTCTTCGCGAAAGATGCGTTCATCTTTTGAAGCCAAGATGAATTCAGTCAATTTTGACACACTGTCCTGAAGTAAAGCGTATTCCACTTTAAGCTTTCGGTATCTCTCGAAACATGGTCTGGGCTATACGGGAATTCTCGTCCGCTGTTTTCCAAATAGTGTTAAACTTGAGTAGCAACATGATGCCGAGCGTTGTTatgatggaatattatcgactTGTGTCTGGGCGCATAATATCGACGATTTTCGGTAGTGACTGTGTCACCAAAAGGACCTTTATTTGTGCTGTTCGATCAACATTTCGGGCATGCAAAATCGTCGTTCATCATCTCTCGTCTTCAAATCGcgtgaaacatattttcattgTTTTCGTATGTATTGTACGGTTTTGAGACATTTAGAAATAGATTTTCGAGTTACTTCGGATGATTCTGCAAGTTATGTTTGTGTTTGATAtgaatcttgatcgagtaatgtcTCTAATTCTTCAACTTCAAACTTTTTCTGTTGATCCGGAAGCTTTTCGTCTCCAAATATGTATGGCCGCTAAAGCTAAATATGTATGGTAAGCTAAAGCGTCCTGACAgcctgaaatcactgaaatcaACACTCTTAAATCGTCCAAACATTTATTACGAAATCTATCCGATGGTGCAGAGTCACTATAAACTTCTATAAGCATTCGATGCGTTTTAGCTACACATTTCttccaatggaaacagaaaataaaaatttccgcaaatgttacTTATTGCAACGGAACTCGAAACTCGGGTTGTTTTTAGGATTGCTGTagtatagtagttctcagagtTCCTGGATCTGTTCTGGTAATTTTCCACTACCTGATATAAAAATCATTAAAGTTGttcttcgatttttcgaactgCAACCCggtgaaggtttttttttttttttttttccaaaatatattttttattaaggcacatgtggcgttagcctgacggggccgggagtccaatattttgacaatttttgtcttacaactatgttagtaatatgtaaccggtGAAGGTTGATATAATACATTATCATTGTCATCAAAGTTGTCTTTTAACATTATATTCTTATCAAAAGCATAAATAATAAACCACAGTTATCTATATCAACTAACAAGCAACAACAAGCAACTAacaaggtctcgacgagtgcatggttcaagggattgaatgtaggtcgtgatttcattcgcgtgatatctcggcttatgtccaatcactacaacctaaacgcgcatctctatcgcattgggctcgcagcaaacaatctttgtgattgtggcgatggctaccacgacatcgagcatgttgtctggtcgtgtatccggttccatgctactcgctctcagctctctagagcactgagagcacaaggcagacaatcggatatccccgtccgggatatcttaggtagccgggatcctgatcttctgcttcatctatacctgttcctcagaaacaccgatgtcaacgtttaatgatgtttccttcgttgtgtccccgtttcatatccctcctatccgatcgataaacttttacttagtcgcggcaatacatgcacacactctttacagatgcacgggccgaaggttgtgcagtccactgattattcaacaagagccaaaggttgtaccgctcatgacaactctacacgagctgatgattgcgccggctagtgaccattctatcctggattcctcgagtcgagaaagacgcaccacgctagatatggggtacatactaggggggcgttgctgattaatggtcagctgcatcccaataggaagtatcccgtgtcgggcacacgtacagagcatcgaagactgcgacataccaattatgagaacacttgtaatactaacctcgagtcaaccgcgagtaatcggttacatattactaacatagtctaagcaaacattgtcaaaatattgaactcccggccccgttaggctgccgccatatgagccttaataaaatatatattttggataaaaaaaaaaaaaaactaacaagcatagaattatttatttatttacctgaGGGGCACTACATATGGATGATAATGTCCAAGccatcattatcattattctACCTCTACTTTTGGAAAACTTCAATGGTTGCAGCACCGCAAAATACCTAAAAAGATAAATTAAAGTTCCTTGTGTATTAAgattgtactcgaaaaaaaaatgcaacactTTCTTTTGTGTATAACTTGTTATTGCATGGATAAAAATCGATGAAATTTGACACTAGTTTAGAGTGCAATGTTCACGGAAAAGATTCGCAAAATTTCGTTACAATCTGTCAAGTGGTTATCGAGATCGAGACGGCTTCCAAACAAGAACtgcttcgacaaaaaaaatatggaggCGGTCGTAATAAATCCAGGCCAGTTCTATATGTGGATCGCGAAATAGTTGGAAGTCGATAATTCCACCGTGTTTCGTAAATCGTGGTAAAATCGTTCAAGGAGACTCAAACGACCCAGCGGCGACTGGctactcgctctcagctctctagagcactgagagcacaaggcagacaatcggatatccccgtccgggatatcttaggtagccatgatcctgatcttctgcttcatctatacctgttcctcagaaacgccgatgtcaacgtttaatgatgtttccttcgttgtgtccccgtttcatatccctcctatccaaacgataaacttttacttagtcgcggcaatacatacacacactctttacagatgcacgggccgaaggttgtgcagtccactgattattcaacaagagccaaaggttgtaccgctcatgacaactctacacgagctgatgattgcgccggctagtgaccattctatcctggattcctcgagtcgagaaagacgcaccacgctagatatggggtacagactaggggggcgttgctgattaatggtcagctgcatcccaataggaagtatcccgtgtcgggcacacgtacagagcatcgaagactgcgacataccaattatgagaacacttgtaatactaacctcgagtcaaccgcgagtaatcggttacatattactaacatagttgtaagcaaacattgtcgaaatattgaactcccggccccgttaggctgacgccatatgagccttaataaaaaaaatatatatattttggataaaaaaaaaaactttgtgagtaattcttgttaatcgtgtgtatccaagctgataattgtttgttttcttttccGTTTTCCGTACTAATTTAAGCTTCTGACAAATGTTCTCGTTAGTACTCAGAAGACTTTTTCGCGTTTTTTGGTTCTGTCGCATAAATTCGTGCAAGTAACGGCAGTAAAACCGGATTTATAAGTTGTCAGTTACTCagttgcgagtaaacgtcatACGACCCGAAGAATTACGAAGGTACCCATATCTGCAAATgtgacatttgatttgtatgtgtggGGCAAACGGGCGAGTtgccaaaaaactttgaagtagctcggttGCGAGTAGCCCCAAACATGCAAATTAAGTTTCAAATTTTATGGTATGGGTGCGTTTCCACTTCTTCGGATCGTTTGATGTTTACTCCAAACCGATTAACTAACAACGTATAAACCCGGCTTAACTGCTGGAAACTTTTTCAAGAGTCTTATGAGAGTGAACGGGATGTATGTACGCGTGAGTAcataagagagagagaaagtttgggagaaaattcattcaattttgatgtGCTCTCGCCACTAGAGGGCAGTCAAGATCATTCACCATTTCAGTGTCTATTGGCAATCGCTTTTTTATCACTGTGGCGTGTGTTGTGTAAATTGAAGCAAAATAGAATCCTGCACTAGTAAAACAAGAAACGAGGCTGACGAAGGACGTGTTAaaaaatggtttatttgattTGTGATGAAGCTGCTGCTGTTTTGAAGACTCAATCTGAAATAAGAATATGAGTTGAAATATGCGTAAAAAATGGACAATCTTGTTGTCACATCCTGTGCTGAATTAGGAGtgaaaattatttgtttgaaaGTTTGGAAGAGCGAGCTGCCGAGAATTGAGAGTTTCTCAAGTGTCGACAACtaggaaaaatgttgatgcacTCCAATTGATTAATGCTGATTTTTCTCGCAGATTTTGGTACTTCAAAACAGATGGaagaattttccaattttctccaCCCCATTCAGTTTCGATGATGTACATACCGCTGAAAACATGCAGATGGAACTCATTGAAACGCAGTGTGATTTTCAGAAGCAGTGAAATTTGAAGGGAAGAAAAGTGGTAACACTGCAGTCGTGTAGCTCGATGTCCCCCTTCATTCTCACCAAGTTCATCAGTACTTGTTCGTACTAGCAACGAtaaagttcggtctgtacgagAAGCGTGTGCCAACTGTCACGTTATTCAAGTGCGGAAAAACGGCAAAGTAGATCTACGAACTGCACCCAGATTGAAGTGAATATGTTTggaaatatgcaaaaaaaaaactcctagaCTGGTTAAAAAACGAGACTAGCAACAAACCTACCAGGCATCACCTCCTCAAATGATGTGTCATTCGCCAATCCATCGGATTATTCACATAGGGCCAAGTTGGAGAAGCGTGGCTGTGGATGTTCCCATTGGAATAACTAATCGTTGCAGAATTCTATCGAGAAGCTGCAGCGATTGGCGATAGGCCTTAGTGTTTTCGACTCTGCGTGAAGAAGAGATGGTCgaataattttgccaaaaatgttaaTTCTGGATAGTTTTATACCTTCAATGGAAGTTTTgggtttttatttcattttgttcTAGAGTTATGCATTTTACATATATAGAACtgaatgtttttcaatttaaaataaaaagtgattCAAAAAAGGTACCAGATAAAtacgtatattttacatttatatatattttacatttcattttgAAAAGTTGTGAGAAAAACCATGCACCATGTCAATACCTGACCACCACTGacataaactataaaaaaaacaaatacgttGAATAGAAGATTGATACGGGTCtattattttgcgataaggaacaaaactaccaattttcacgaaaatctgagaaccactatatcggtttggcatggattgGCAACGCGTAAATCTTCCACTTCCACGAATTTCAACAAACATGCATTCCTTAAATTTCCCGCATATGTATGTTACCTGACACCACCCTATATAATACAAATTTTGGTAAGCAAGGTTGATCGAGTTTTGTTTCTGAAATATCACAATCCGACATTCTAAAGGACAAAACTTTACACCCACATCCAGTCCAGATCTCAATCCTTTGCAGTGGCCGTCGCATCCGGGCGGAAGAGTTGATAAAGTCCCCCCCCCCAGAGAAGTAGAAACATACTTGtacactttattctaagcattctacaatgtatgaatgtatcttgttgaaattgtaACTGTTTGtattgcaacgaaatataatcagagtggtcttatagaagttggacagagtgtagacaATTCTTCGACCACGTCGACCAAGCCCAATCTGCATTGCTTCGTTTTTCATACGGGTATACAAGTGCggtaccgtcgcatgtgttcttttaATTATGTCTACATTATCGGCGGGCCAGATAAACTAACTGAACTTGTTACACATCGTGCTCAACTtcaacatgttgctctccgcataacaccttccagcgccacgttgaggAGCAGGCAGGAGAGTCCTtcgccttgtcgaagttccCTGTGAGTTTCACACTATTACGACAGATCGCCTGTGATCTGCACACTACAGCgtacaccgttcatcgttgtctCAATCAGTCTtgattctccatagctgtcgtcggtcgctTGTATTGGGTTCTAACGTTGATGATATCTGAGAAGTGCAGACTATCGATCAAAACGAGGTCGATTTGCATTTCCGTTTGCTGAGGTGATTTTCAGGTGTATCGATATAGGAGGCTGTGGTGGAAGAAGGTGCTGCGTCTGACCAGGAAAGACTCGTGGGTtttgccgcagctctggtagatggtataACCGCCTTGAAATGATTGCACCATCGAACcattccagcacacctcctacAACGCTACgttgttgaaattgcgggctctcaatatttccgaaagagttcgggtactcgcaagaaacaCGAGTCTTGTTGTCCTGtatcgaatttctttgtgaattttcttgTGCGTTTCAaatttacggatggcttgcagtaCATGCATAATCCCCCTGTCTCACCGGGGTCCATCGTACTCAGCTCTATTTAGAGCTCCACGCTGACACGAGAACAATGATCATCTGCCCTTGAAATGGagatcagacgctgttttgaacCGCACCTACGAAGACGTagctggaaaatttaaaaagctTCCCTCGAAATCCTAGACTACCATGAACTCTAAACATTTCCCTTGTTGGTGGAGGAAATGAAGTTTACGCCGTCCTTCTTGAAC from Toxorhynchites rutilus septentrionalis strain SRP chromosome 3, ASM2978413v1, whole genome shotgun sequence encodes:
- the LOC129777593 gene encoding adipokinetic hormone/corazonin-related peptide receptor variant I, which encodes MQHSAQDTSGENRESSISWMIRNGSENNSSLPIDMQFNAGHQLQIIVYSILMIISAIGNITVLTLIIRRRIKTHSRIDMMLTHLAIADLMVTFLMMPLEIAWAYTVRWMAGDIMCRLMAFFRTFGLYLSSFVLVCISVDRYFAVLQPLKFSKSRGRIMIMMAWTLSSICSAPQVIIFHVEPHPNVTWYEQCVTFNTFKNEKHQIVYNILVMVFMYALPLSTIVCSYASIYMEIFRRSRMPNSDGFRRSSIDVLGRAKRKTLKMTITIVMVFVICWTPYYVMSIWYWLDRQSASSVDQRVQKGLFLFACTNSCMNPIVYGVYNVKLRRDRKSGAGKSDQSSIMLRHATK